A window of Christiangramia forsetii KT0803 contains these coding sequences:
- the miaA gene encoding tRNA (adenosine(37)-N6)-dimethylallyltransferase MiaA, producing MSNYLINIIGPTAIGKTSLSIKVARHFITEIISADSRQFFKEMKIGTAVPDKDELAAATHHFIQHISIADAYSVGDFEKDAILKLKELFNKHKVAVMVGGSGLYIKAITEGLDDFPKVDPEIRRNLNQHLEEDGIDWLQKKLYVLDPEYYKTADVMNPHRLIRALEICIETGKPFSSFLNQKKPERNFKNITIGLMADREMIYDRINKRVDLMIRNGLIEEARELYPQKELNALNTVGYKELFSFFDGKTDLETAISEIKKNTRRFAKRQLTWFRKDPEIKWFEFDENSKNIFDYIESKINT from the coding sequence ATGTCTAATTATCTTATTAATATAATTGGACCCACCGCCATTGGAAAAACATCGCTTTCCATAAAAGTAGCCAGGCATTTTATTACTGAAATTATTTCAGCCGATTCCAGACAGTTTTTTAAGGAAATGAAGATTGGTACGGCAGTTCCGGATAAAGATGAACTAGCAGCCGCCACCCATCATTTTATTCAGCATATCTCTATAGCAGATGCGTACTCTGTAGGAGATTTTGAAAAAGACGCCATTCTGAAGCTAAAAGAGCTTTTTAACAAGCATAAAGTAGCGGTAATGGTTGGTGGCAGCGGACTCTATATAAAAGCAATTACTGAAGGTCTTGACGATTTTCCAAAGGTGGATCCTGAAATTAGAAGAAACCTCAACCAACATCTGGAAGAAGATGGAATTGACTGGTTGCAGAAAAAACTTTATGTCCTGGATCCAGAGTATTATAAAACTGCCGATGTCATGAATCCGCATCGTCTTATCAGAGCTTTAGAAATTTGTATCGAAACAGGAAAACCTTTCTCTTCGTTTCTAAACCAGAAAAAACCTGAACGTAACTTTAAAAATATCACTATAGGCTTGATGGCAGATAGGGAAATGATCTATGATCGCATTAATAAGCGGGTAGATCTAATGATCCGGAATGGGTTGATCGAAGAAGCCAGGGAACTTTATCCACAAAAAGAATTAAACGCATTGAATACGGTTGGTTATAAAGAATTATTCAGCTTTTTTGATGGAAAGACAGATCTGGAAACGGCAATTTCAGAAATTAAAAAGAATACCCGCAGATTTGCCAAAAGACAACTCACCTGGTTTAGAAAAGATCCTGAAATTAAATGGTTTGAGTTTGATGAAAATTCAAAAAATATCTTTGATTATATTGAATCAAAGATTAATACTTAA
- a CDS encoding ion transporter produces MKENDKPIPTWKHKLHEVIYEADTPAGKFFDIAILVVIIISVALVMMESVSWMLLKYSWEFYVAEWIITGIFTVEYILRLIAINKPKRYIFSFYGIVDLLSTLPSYIGFIFGGANLLFAIRALRLLRVFRILKVTRYIGESRKLISALKNSKAKILVFLFAVLIICVIAGTLMHLVEGSGAGFDNIPLSIYWCIVTLTTVGFGDIAPVTPLGRLIASLIMITGYGIIAVPTGIVSAEFSKAVDKPINNTQACPNCNEGRHLDDAEFCHNCGYKLNV; encoded by the coding sequence TTGAAGGAGAACGACAAACCAATCCCGACCTGGAAACACAAACTTCATGAAGTAATTTATGAAGCAGATACGCCTGCTGGTAAATTCTTTGATATCGCTATTCTGGTGGTTATCATTATTAGTGTGGCCCTGGTAATGATGGAAAGTGTTTCCTGGATGTTGCTAAAATATTCCTGGGAATTTTATGTAGCTGAATGGATTATTACCGGAATATTTACTGTGGAATATATTCTAAGGCTCATTGCGATTAACAAACCTAAACGATATATTTTTAGTTTTTATGGAATTGTTGACCTTCTTTCTACTTTACCAAGCTATATAGGTTTCATTTTTGGGGGTGCCAACCTACTTTTTGCAATCAGGGCTTTAAGACTTCTCAGGGTTTTCCGAATTTTGAAAGTCACAAGATATATTGGGGAATCACGAAAATTGATTTCTGCACTAAAAAATAGCAAAGCCAAAATTCTGGTTTTTCTCTTCGCTGTTCTAATTATCTGTGTTATTGCCGGCACCCTAATGCATCTTGTTGAAGGTAGCGGTGCGGGATTTGATAATATCCCTCTAAGCATCTACTGGTGCATCGTAACACTCACTACCGTTGGTTTTGGCGATATTGCACCTGTTACCCCTTTGGGACGCCTTATAGCCTCTCTAATCATGATTACGGGTTATGGAATTATCGCAGTACCTACCGGAATTGTAAGTGCAGAATTTAGCAAGGCTGTAGATAAACCTATTAATAATACTCAGGCCTGCCCAAATTGCAATGAAGGAAGACATCTTGATGATGCCGAATTCTGTCATAACTGCGGATACAAATTAAATGTCTAA
- a CDS encoding DUF3857 domain-containing protein, with protein sequence MNKLTCTIFLLFSFLLNAQKPVFYTKAIIPSNSDLETTFYTKDSLANAAYLFEEGFSEIDEKRNYDLVTRYTAKIKIYNKEGLDEANITIPLRKSERDKERVLNLKASTYNLENGKKVKQNLNPDNVYTEEFENYNLKKFTFPDVKPGSVLVYSYELVSPFIFDFTTWEFQAYIPKAYSKFTAKIPANYEYYTTKRGSLKLKTNDARVIKECFQFGSSTTPADCVETVFEMEDIPAFKPEKFLTAERNYISRIEYELKQITRLDGYVEKYTKDWEDVDKELELDRNIGRQLKKDRLVDDLLPEAISSLPNNIEKAQQIYKYVQDEFNWNEEYNLYKDMNIRDVLDEKTGSVLEINSVLHNLFTSEGFEVLPVMSATRNKGFPSKVHPVLSDFNYFFIQLNLNGDKYVLDATEKNLDFGRLPYRALNGYARLIDFDKGSSWIDIEPKDYSRFIYKDSINIKPDGSSDGFSLQIADGYHALSYRNNIDDLDNNEVFNKLSNPIESTHLDNTSIFNKHDHSKNLEIKYSLNNGSQKINDKIYFNPFSFKFFDENPFKQENRSYPIDFGYKDAYVYSAIIEIPEGFKVTELPETRNLKIQGNAANLMLSAGQTGDRTISVQCRLTFKHAVYPPEYYEALKQFFDKIIEVQTQSLIVLEENS encoded by the coding sequence ATGAATAAGCTTACCTGCACCATCTTTCTCCTATTTTCTTTTTTATTAAACGCGCAGAAACCAGTTTTTTACACAAAGGCAATTATTCCTTCTAATAGCGATCTCGAGACCACTTTTTACACCAAAGATTCCCTGGCCAATGCGGCCTATCTTTTTGAAGAAGGATTTAGTGAAATTGACGAAAAACGAAATTATGACCTTGTAACCAGGTATACGGCTAAAATTAAGATTTATAATAAAGAAGGACTCGATGAAGCCAATATCACAATTCCATTAAGAAAAAGTGAGCGTGATAAGGAACGGGTGCTCAATTTAAAAGCTTCCACCTATAATCTGGAAAATGGCAAAAAGGTAAAGCAAAACCTGAATCCTGATAATGTATATACAGAGGAATTTGAAAATTATAATCTGAAAAAGTTCACATTCCCAGATGTTAAACCGGGATCTGTTTTGGTTTATTCTTACGAATTGGTTTCTCCTTTCATATTTGATTTTACAACTTGGGAATTTCAGGCCTATATTCCTAAGGCATATTCAAAATTCACAGCCAAAATTCCTGCTAATTATGAATATTATACTACCAAACGAGGTTCTTTAAAATTAAAAACCAATGATGCCAGGGTTATTAAAGAATGTTTTCAGTTTGGTTCCAGTACTACCCCTGCAGATTGTGTTGAGACGGTATTTGAAATGGAGGATATCCCCGCTTTTAAACCAGAAAAATTTTTAACTGCTGAAAGGAATTATATAAGCAGGATCGAGTATGAACTAAAACAAATCACACGCCTTGATGGATATGTAGAAAAATACACAAAAGACTGGGAAGATGTAGATAAGGAACTGGAATTAGACAGAAATATAGGACGACAGTTAAAAAAAGATCGCCTGGTAGACGACTTGTTACCTGAAGCGATTAGTTCTTTACCTAATAATATTGAAAAGGCACAGCAGATCTACAAGTACGTTCAGGATGAATTCAACTGGAATGAAGAATATAATCTTTACAAAGACATGAACATAAGGGATGTTCTTGATGAGAAAACAGGAAGTGTTCTGGAAATTAATAGCGTTTTACATAACCTTTTTACTTCTGAAGGCTTTGAGGTTTTACCTGTCATGTCTGCCACGAGGAATAAAGGATTTCCTTCGAAGGTTCATCCGGTACTGAGTGATTTCAATTATTTCTTTATTCAGCTAAACCTGAATGGCGACAAATACGTATTGGATGCTACCGAGAAAAATCTCGATTTTGGTCGTTTACCGTACAGAGCTTTAAACGGATATGCCAGGCTCATCGATTTTGATAAGGGCAGTTCCTGGATAGATATTGAACCGAAAGACTACTCAAGATTTATATATAAAGATTCTATAAACATCAAACCAGATGGAAGTTCTGATGGTTTCTCCCTCCAGATCGCCGATGGTTACCATGCCCTGAGCTACAGAAACAATATTGACGATCTTGATAATAATGAAGTCTTCAATAAATTGTCTAACCCCATAGAATCAACACATTTAGACAACACCAGCATTTTTAACAAGCATGATCACTCTAAAAATCTAGAGATAAAATATTCATTAAATAATGGCAGTCAGAAAATAAATGATAAGATCTACTTCAATCCATTTAGTTTTAAATTTTTTGATGAAAATCCATTTAAGCAGGAAAATCGTTCCTACCCAATAGACTTTGGATATAAAGACGCATATGTTTACTCTGCAATAATTGAAATTCCCGAAGGATTTAAAGTTACCGAATTACCTGAAACAAGAAATCTAAAAATTCAGGGGAATGCTGCTAACCTGATGCTTTCAGCAGGACAAACCGGGGACAGAACCATCAGTGTACAATGCAGGTTGACTTTCAAACACGCTGTTTATCCACCAGAATATTATGAAGCACTAAAACAGTTTTTTGATAAAATCATTGAAGTTCAAACACAATCTTTAATAGTACTCGAAGAAAATAGTTAA
- a CDS encoding exonuclease domain-containing protein produces the protein MYAILDIETTGGKYNEEGITEIAIYKFDGQKVVDQFISLVNPEQPIQPFVVNLTGINNDMLKNAPKFYEVAKRIVEITEDCILVAHNAKFDYRILRTEFRRLGFEYERKSLCTVELSKKLIPGLPSYSLGKLVRSLGIPLSDRHRAAGDAQATIKLFKMLLAKDVEKDIMKEHVRKEPKRNLDTKLVFILEELPSETGVYYFHDENSEIIYVGKSRNIRKRVNQHFTNDNPKSREMQKKVASVSYELTGNELIALLKENQEIKELKPRYNRALKRDIFSHALYQFTDDDGYINLKIGRANKTKKNITTFSSLRSAKNSLEKWVTEFELCERLAGLHGGTGNCFAYTIKSCHGACIGEEPPISYNERVNKLIDRHSYNNQNMLLIGRGREVDEKSALLIEDGDFKGTGYFNLNHQINNLDIIRSIITPMDNNRDAQHIIQSFLRKKHHFKIIQLSIHE, from the coding sequence TTGTACGCAATATTAGACATAGAGACTACGGGTGGCAAATACAATGAAGAAGGGATCACCGAAATTGCAATTTATAAGTTTGATGGTCAGAAAGTTGTAGACCAGTTTATAAGTCTTGTAAATCCTGAACAACCTATCCAGCCGTTCGTTGTGAATTTAACCGGGATCAACAACGATATGCTTAAAAATGCACCTAAATTTTACGAGGTGGCAAAACGCATTGTAGAGATCACCGAAGACTGCATCCTTGTAGCCCATAACGCCAAATTTGATTATCGAATTCTGCGTACGGAATTCCGCCGACTAGGTTTTGAATATGAAAGAAAGAGCCTTTGCACGGTAGAACTTTCCAAAAAATTAATTCCAGGACTGCCCTCTTATAGTTTAGGAAAACTGGTGAGGTCACTGGGAATTCCATTAAGTGATCGTCATCGTGCTGCCGGAGATGCGCAGGCAACCATCAAACTATTTAAAATGTTGCTGGCCAAAGATGTTGAAAAAGACATCATGAAAGAGCATGTAAGAAAAGAACCCAAACGTAATCTCGATACCAAGCTCGTTTTTATACTCGAGGAACTACCTTCTGAAACTGGAGTCTATTATTTTCATGATGAGAATAGCGAAATCATCTATGTAGGAAAATCCAGGAATATTAGGAAAAGGGTTAATCAACATTTTACCAATGACAATCCTAAATCCAGGGAAATGCAGAAGAAGGTTGCTTCGGTTTCTTATGAGCTTACGGGCAACGAACTCATTGCGTTGTTAAAAGAAAATCAGGAAATAAAAGAACTAAAACCTCGTTATAATCGAGCTCTGAAAAGAGATATCTTTAGCCATGCACTTTATCAGTTCACCGATGATGATGGATATATCAATCTTAAAATTGGTCGTGCCAACAAAACGAAGAAAAACATTACCACGTTTAGCTCGTTAAGATCAGCTAAAAATTCTCTCGAAAAGTGGGTTACCGAATTTGAACTCTGCGAACGCCTGGCCGGTTTACATGGCGGAACCGGGAATTGTTTTGCCTATACTATAAAAAGTTGCCACGGTGCCTGTATTGGAGAAGAGCCGCCTATATCATATAATGAAAGAGTGAATAAATTAATAGATCGTCACTCTTACAACAATCAAAATATGTTGCTTATCGGGCGCGGGCGTGAAGTAGACGAAAAAAGTGCTTTGCTAATTGAAGATGGAGATTTTAAAGGTACCGGCTATTTTAATCTTAACCACCAAATTAACAACCTGGATATAATACGTTCTATTATCACTCCCATGGATAATAACAGGGACGCCCAGCATATTATTCAGAGTTTTTTACGCAAAAAACATCACTTTAAAATTATTCAATTATCTATTCATGAATAA
- a CDS encoding YggS family pyridoxal phosphate-dependent enzyme, producing MSISKNIEKYINELPESVKLVAISKTKPNEDLMEAYNAGQRIFGENKIQEMTDKWEELPKDIQWHMVGHTQRNKVKYMAPYVNLIHAVDSLKLLKEINKRARQNERTIDCLLQIKIAEEDSKFGLDSEEANEILKSEAYSKMEHVNIIGLMGMATFTDDEEQVKSEFNYLKSVFDKFKEQYPELKELSMGMSGDYQVAVACGTTMVRIGSSIFGARNYN from the coding sequence ATGAGTATTTCTAAGAATATTGAAAAATATATCAATGAGCTGCCTGAAAGTGTAAAGCTCGTTGCCATTTCTAAAACCAAACCTAACGAAGATCTTATGGAGGCTTATAATGCCGGCCAAAGAATTTTTGGGGAGAACAAGATCCAGGAAATGACCGATAAATGGGAAGAACTTCCCAAGGATATTCAATGGCATATGGTTGGCCATACCCAAAGAAACAAGGTGAAGTACATGGCGCCTTATGTAAATCTTATACACGCGGTAGATAGCTTAAAGCTTCTGAAGGAGATCAACAAAAGAGCCAGGCAAAACGAGCGGACTATAGACTGCCTGCTTCAGATAAAGATCGCTGAGGAAGATTCTAAATTTGGGTTAGATTCTGAAGAAGCAAATGAAATTCTGAAATCGGAAGCTTATTCAAAAATGGAACATGTAAACATCATCGGGCTTATGGGGATGGCAACCTTTACAGATGATGAAGAACAGGTAAAATCAGAATTTAACTATCTGAAGTCAGTTTTTGATAAATTCAAAGAACAATATCCAGAACTTAAAGAGCTTTCTATGGGCATGAGCGGTGATTATCAAGTTGCTGTCGCCTGCGGAACAACCATGGTGCGAATTGGAAGTAGTATATTTGGCGCAAGAAATTATAATTAA
- a CDS encoding DUF1015 domain-containing protein, with protein sequence MTKILPFKAVRPTREYAGLVASRSYEDYGDDELKAQLEYNPYSFLHIINPGYKFQHEIGGEKRFGMVKNRYLEFKEDHIFKQDDEPCYYIYKIQTREASCCGIIAAASAEDYGRDVIRRHEDTIAHREELFKDYLKVVGFNTEPVLLTYPDDTTINELLNERMKSRPEYEFATSNKETHSLWLIDDNENIKKIKARFETMEKIYIADGHHRSASSWLLAKESKESNPRHTGKEAYNFFMSYLISESNLRIFEFSRLIKDLNGHSKEEFLILLDEWFRIENRGFEIYRPSKKHHFNMYLDGEFYSLYLRKTNYKFTNSLSELDSYILYEKILKPVLGIEDLRNDNRISYIHGRNDLIELKTRVDNGEFEVGFGMLPAEIEEIKQIADENLTMPPKSTYIEPKLRSGLTIYEF encoded by the coding sequence TTGACAAAAATACTTCCATTTAAAGCCGTAAGACCTACCCGTGAATATGCAGGCCTGGTTGCTTCACGTTCGTATGAAGATTATGGCGATGATGAATTAAAGGCACAATTAGAATATAATCCTTATTCATTCTTACATATCATAAATCCCGGATACAAATTTCAGCATGAAATTGGCGGAGAAAAACGCTTTGGGATGGTTAAGAACCGATATCTGGAATTTAAGGAAGATCATATTTTTAAACAGGACGATGAGCCCTGTTATTATATCTATAAAATCCAGACAAGGGAAGCTTCCTGTTGCGGGATTATTGCCGCTGCAAGTGCAGAAGATTATGGAAGGGATGTGATTCGCCGTCATGAAGATACTATTGCGCACCGGGAGGAGCTTTTCAAGGATTACCTGAAGGTGGTAGGTTTTAATACAGAACCTGTATTGCTTACCTATCCAGATGATACTACCATCAATGAATTACTGAATGAAAGAATGAAATCCAGACCGGAATATGAGTTTGCGACTTCAAATAAAGAAACTCATTCCCTGTGGCTTATTGATGACAATGAAAATATTAAAAAGATAAAAGCCCGGTTTGAAACGATGGAAAAGATCTATATCGCAGATGGCCATCATAGAAGTGCTTCTTCGTGGTTGCTGGCCAAGGAAAGCAAAGAGAGTAATCCCAGGCATACCGGTAAAGAAGCATATAACTTTTTTATGAGTTATCTAATTTCTGAAAGTAACTTGAGAATATTTGAGTTTAGCAGGCTTATTAAAGACCTGAACGGGCATTCTAAAGAAGAATTTTTAATCCTGCTAGATGAATGGTTTCGAATTGAAAACCGTGGTTTCGAAATTTACAGACCTTCCAAAAAGCATCATTTCAATATGTACCTGGATGGGGAGTTCTATTCTCTTTACCTGAGAAAGACCAACTATAAATTTACCAATTCCCTGAGCGAACTGGATTCATATATTTTGTATGAAAAGATCTTAAAACCAGTCCTTGGTATCGAAGATCTCAGGAATGATAATCGCATCTCGTACATTCATGGCCGTAATGATCTTATTGAATTGAAAACCCGGGTAGATAATGGAGAATTTGAAGTTGGCTTTGGAATGTTACCTGCAGAAATTGAAGAAATAAAACAAATTGCAGATGAAAATTTAACTATGCCGCCAAAAAGTACTTATATTGAACCTAAATTGCGAAGCGGTCTTACTATTTATGAATTCTGA
- a CDS encoding 3-hydroxyacyl-CoA dehydrogenase family protein: MKNISVIGAGTMGNGIAHTFAQSGFKVQLIDISEESLKKGIDTISKNLDRMVSKEKISEDQKKSTLDNISTHTDISEAVGNADLVVEAATENTELKLKIFRHLDQQTSADTILASNTSSISITQIASVVSNPERVIGMHFMNPVPIMKLVEIIRGYNTTDEVTNKIMELSEKLNKVPVEVNDYPGFVANRILMPMINEAIETLYNGVAGVYEIDTVMKLGMAHPMGPLQLADFIGLDVCHSILEVMYNGFKNPKYAPCPLLTNMVRAGKIGVKSGEGFYDYSESRKAEKVSAQFSSK; this comes from the coding sequence ATGAAGAATATTTCAGTTATAGGTGCCGGGACCATGGGGAACGGTATAGCTCATACATTCGCTCAAAGCGGATTCAAAGTTCAATTGATCGATATTTCAGAAGAAAGTCTGAAAAAAGGGATCGATACCATTTCTAAGAATCTTGATCGTATGGTGTCTAAAGAAAAGATCAGCGAAGATCAGAAAAAATCTACCTTGGATAATATCTCTACCCATACCGATATTTCTGAAGCAGTTGGAAATGCAGATCTTGTGGTAGAAGCGGCTACTGAAAACACAGAATTAAAACTGAAGATCTTTAGACACCTGGATCAGCAAACATCAGCAGATACAATCTTAGCTTCAAACACCTCCTCTATTTCTATTACCCAGATTGCTTCTGTAGTTTCAAATCCAGAGCGAGTGATCGGGATGCATTTCATGAATCCTGTACCAATCATGAAATTGGTGGAGATTATTCGTGGTTATAACACCACAGATGAAGTGACCAATAAAATTATGGAGCTTTCAGAAAAGCTGAATAAAGTTCCGGTAGAAGTGAACGATTACCCGGGGTTTGTTGCCAACAGGATTTTAATGCCGATGATCAACGAGGCTATAGAAACACTTTACAATGGCGTGGCAGGGGTTTATGAAATAGATACCGTTATGAAACTGGGAATGGCCCATCCAATGGGACCTCTTCAACTTGCAGATTTTATTGGGCTGGACGTTTGTCATTCCATTCTTGAAGTCATGTACAACGGATTTAAAAATCCGAAGTATGCGCCTTGCCCGCTATTAACAAATATGGTTAGAGCCGGAAAGATTGGCGTTAAGTCTGGAGAAGGTTTTTATGACTATTCTGAAAGTAGAAAAGCAGAGAAGGTTTCTGCTCAGTTTAGTAGTAAATAG